The following are encoded together in the Mycolicibacterium arabiense genome:
- a CDS encoding mycofactocin-coupled SDR family oxidoreductase, which produces MAGRLEGKVAFITGAARGQGRAHAVRMAQEGADIIAIDICKQIDSVQIPLSNPEDLAETADLVKNLDRRIFTAEVDTRDYDALKAAVDAGVEEFGRLDIIVANAGIGNGGQTLDKTGEPDWDDMIAVNLSGVWKTVKAGVPHILAGGNGGSIILTSSVGGLKAYPHTGHYVAAKHGVIGLMRTFAVELGAQNVRVNTVCPTNVNTPLFMNDGTMKLFRPDLENPGPEDMKVVGQMMHTLPIGWVEPEDVANAVLFLASDEARYITGVALPVDGGSCLK; this is translated from the coding sequence ATGGCAGGGCGGTTAGAGGGCAAGGTCGCTTTCATCACCGGTGCGGCGCGCGGCCAGGGTCGCGCGCACGCGGTCCGCATGGCGCAGGAGGGCGCCGACATCATCGCCATCGACATCTGCAAGCAGATCGACAGCGTGCAGATCCCCCTCTCCAACCCGGAGGATCTCGCCGAGACCGCGGACCTGGTCAAGAACCTCGACCGCCGCATCTTCACCGCCGAGGTCGACACCCGCGATTACGACGCCCTCAAGGCCGCGGTCGACGCCGGCGTCGAGGAGTTCGGTCGACTCGACATCATCGTGGCCAACGCGGGGATCGGCAACGGTGGACAGACCCTGGACAAGACCGGCGAGCCCGACTGGGACGACATGATCGCCGTGAACCTGTCCGGCGTCTGGAAGACGGTCAAGGCCGGTGTTCCACACATCCTGGCGGGCGGCAACGGCGGCTCGATCATCCTGACGAGTTCGGTCGGCGGACTCAAGGCCTACCCGCACACCGGTCACTACGTCGCCGCCAAGCACGGCGTCATCGGTCTGATGCGGACGTTCGCCGTAGAACTCGGCGCGCAGAACGTCAGGGTGAACACCGTGTGCCCCACCAACGTCAACACACCGCTGTTCATGAACGACGGCACGATGAAGCTCTTCCGGCCCGACCTGGAGAACCCGGGTCCCGAGGACATGAAGGTCGTCGGCCAGATGATGCACACGCTGCCGATCGGCTGGGTCGAGCCCGAGGACGTCGCCAACGCGGTGCTGTTCCTCGCCTCCGACGAAGCCCGCTACATCACCGGGGTCGCCCTACCGGTCGACGGCGGAAGCTGTCTGAAGTAG
- a CDS encoding TetR/AcrR family transcriptional regulator, translating into MVEHSPVQSIHALSTRPAEESLVTSPSEEPAWKQRAVERSIKTAKLRAAQRVQRFLDAAQAIIIEKGSTDFTVQEVVDRSRQSLRSFYLQFDGKHELLLALFEDALSRSADQIRAATAGHTDPLERLKVAVQLLFESSRPDPAAKRPLFTDFAPRLLVSHPSEVKVAHAPLVVLLTELMEDAAEAGALRAGLSPKRMAAITMQTVMFVAQSSGSEEGSNKPVSADEVWDFVSHGFAAS; encoded by the coding sequence ATGGTCGAGCATTCTCCGGTACAGTCCATCCATGCTCTTTCCACTCGGCCTGCCGAAGAGTCGCTGGTGACAAGCCCCAGCGAAGAGCCGGCCTGGAAGCAGCGGGCGGTCGAACGCTCCATCAAGACGGCGAAACTGCGCGCCGCCCAGCGCGTGCAGCGCTTCTTGGATGCCGCTCAGGCCATCATCATCGAGAAGGGCAGCACGGACTTCACCGTGCAAGAGGTCGTCGACCGCTCGCGCCAGTCGCTGCGCAGCTTTTACTTGCAGTTCGACGGCAAACACGAACTCCTCCTCGCACTGTTCGAGGACGCGCTGAGCCGGTCGGCCGACCAGATCCGCGCCGCCACCGCCGGGCACACCGACCCCCTCGAACGCCTGAAGGTGGCCGTCCAACTGCTGTTCGAGTCCTCGCGGCCCGATCCCGCGGCCAAGCGCCCGCTGTTCACCGACTTCGCGCCACGCCTGTTGGTGTCGCATCCGTCCGAGGTGAAGGTGGCGCACGCGCCGCTGGTCGTCCTGCTGACCGAGTTGATGGAGGATGCCGCAGAGGCGGGCGCCCTGCGCGCCGGGCTGAGCCCCAAGCGCATGGCGGCCATCACCATGCAGACCGTCATGTTCGTGGCGCAGTCCAGCGGCTCCGAGGAGGGGTCCAACAAGCCCGTCTCGGCCGACGAGGTGTGGGACTTCGTGTCCCACGGGTTCGCCGCCAGCTAG
- a CDS encoding acyl-CoA dehydrogenase family protein: MQLTFDADVEAFRAEFVAFLDEHLPAAAEAIQRARSSSDPPPWARSWQRLLFDNGWLVPGNPPEFGGRNATILEQYVFFEELSRRRTVHSLNIQGVGIIAASLLTFGTPEQKQQWAVPILRAEITAALGMSEPGAGSDLASLRTRAVRASDADGDHFVVNGQKVWTSGAHHADVVLTFVRTNPDVPKHRGISVLLIPTDAPGVQCRPFASAWDRDDLDFNEVFFNDVRVPAENLVGPLDDGWRVANGSLGHERTMLWLSYADRLRDLLEDFTPVTELDRDRYATLAMDNQALRLLGSVGLARAARGQEDVQGMAMLKLLGAEAAQSASEYALAAAGSQGLIDPAMTTPFVHMNHDGYAGSWSDRYARSFAGTIAGGTSEIQRNIIAQRVLGLPRG, encoded by the coding sequence GTGCAACTCACGTTCGACGCCGACGTCGAGGCATTCCGCGCCGAGTTCGTGGCCTTCCTCGACGAGCACCTCCCCGCCGCGGCCGAGGCCATTCAACGCGCTCGGTCGTCCTCCGACCCGCCACCCTGGGCGCGTAGCTGGCAACGACTTCTCTTCGACAACGGCTGGCTGGTTCCCGGCAACCCTCCGGAGTTCGGCGGCCGCAACGCGACCATCCTCGAGCAGTACGTGTTCTTCGAGGAACTGTCTCGGCGACGCACGGTGCACAGCCTCAACATTCAGGGCGTCGGCATCATCGCGGCGTCACTGCTCACGTTCGGCACGCCGGAGCAGAAGCAGCAATGGGCCGTGCCAATCCTGCGCGCCGAGATCACCGCAGCCCTCGGCATGAGCGAGCCCGGCGCGGGTTCGGACCTGGCGTCGCTGCGGACGCGTGCCGTGCGTGCCTCCGATGCCGATGGCGACCACTTCGTCGTCAACGGGCAGAAGGTGTGGACCTCTGGGGCGCACCACGCGGACGTCGTGCTGACCTTCGTCCGAACGAATCCCGACGTGCCCAAGCACCGCGGGATCAGTGTGCTGTTGATCCCGACCGACGCGCCCGGCGTGCAGTGCAGGCCCTTCGCGTCGGCATGGGACCGCGACGACCTCGACTTCAACGAGGTCTTCTTCAACGACGTTCGGGTCCCCGCCGAGAATCTCGTCGGCCCCCTCGACGACGGCTGGCGTGTGGCCAACGGCTCGCTCGGTCACGAGCGCACGATGCTGTGGCTGAGCTATGCCGACCGGCTGCGCGATCTGCTCGAGGACTTCACCCCCGTCACCGAACTCGACCGCGACCGCTACGCGACGCTGGCGATGGACAATCAGGCGCTGCGGCTGCTCGGGTCGGTCGGCTTGGCGCGCGCCGCGCGGGGCCAGGAGGACGTGCAGGGGATGGCGATGCTCAAGTTGCTGGGCGCCGAGGCTGCCCAGTCCGCCTCCGAATACGCCTTGGCGGCAGCCGGTTCGCAGGGCCTGATCGACCCGGCCATGACGACGCCCTTCGTGCACATGAACCACGACGGCTACGCGGGCAGCTGGTCGGATCGCTATGCTCGATCGTTCGCGGGCACGATCGCAGGCGGCACGTCGGAGATCCAGCGCAACATCATCGCCCAGCGGGTGCTCGGACTGCCAAGGGGCTGA
- a CDS encoding acyl-CoA dehydrogenase family protein gives MLTASGPELDTALSEMGWSDMLSDMPETAVPLVFRLLGETGSHASVLNDVVQQTADREVGATPELPYAGGGWVVWERDQSGESSTALGGLPLRRVEEGGLLRLGDARRALGWWLVGTSRAMLTLARQHAVDRVQFGKPIAQFQAVRHRLAETLVAIEGAEATLSLPGVDNPDLTALLAKAAAGKAALLAAKNCQQVLAGIGFTAEHGLHVHVERALVLDGLLGSSRELTKKAGAGLRARGSVPRLAQL, from the coding sequence ATGCTCACGGCGTCGGGTCCCGAACTCGACACGGCGCTGTCCGAGATGGGCTGGTCCGACATGCTGTCGGACATGCCGGAGACTGCCGTCCCGTTGGTGTTCCGACTCCTCGGCGAAACCGGTTCGCACGCATCGGTTCTCAACGACGTCGTCCAACAGACCGCCGACCGTGAAGTGGGCGCCACGCCCGAGCTGCCCTATGCGGGCGGCGGCTGGGTGGTCTGGGAACGCGACCAGAGCGGAGAATCGAGCACCGCGCTGGGCGGTCTGCCCCTGCGCCGGGTCGAGGAGGGCGGGCTGCTGCGGCTTGGTGACGCTCGCCGCGCGTTGGGCTGGTGGCTGGTCGGGACGTCGCGGGCAATGCTCACCCTCGCGCGCCAGCACGCCGTCGACCGCGTCCAGTTCGGCAAGCCGATCGCGCAGTTCCAGGCGGTCCGACACCGGCTGGCCGAGACGCTCGTCGCGATCGAGGGCGCCGAGGCGACGCTGAGCCTGCCCGGCGTCGACAATCCCGATCTGACCGCGCTGCTGGCCAAGGCGGCCGCGGGCAAGGCCGCCCTGCTGGCCGCCAAGAACTGCCAGCAGGTGCTGGCCGGCATCGGGTTCACCGCCGAGCACGGTCTGCACGTCCACGTCGAGCGTGCACTGGTGCTCGACGGATTGCTGGGCAGCTCAAGGGAACTCACGAAGAAGGCCGGAGCGGGGCTGCGCGCCCGCGGTTCCGTGCCACGCCTGGCGCAGCTGTAG
- a CDS encoding acyl-CoA dehydrogenase family protein — protein MSTSTGTAVPTETTDTTEFRSQLVAWLDENDLTPPPDDSLQGHMRQFARVQRALYDAGWSRQGWPEHAGGLGGPDILRAIVGEEVVGRRLAEPGPYSMLEVLAPTMIDYASPELAAEMVPKLLSGEEQWCQGFSEPGSGSDLASLSTRAEQRDGTWIVNGQKVWTSFAQYSHRCILLTRTGGPETPDHEAITAFFVDLDTPGITVRPLRTMHGVDEFCEVYFDDVAVDESRMLGKPGDGWRLAMDLLPYERSTCFWQRIAYLYSRFDTLVNEVKGIGQAVDSDMGEAYLALHTLRCRSRATQHRLADGQRLGPDTSIDKVLLAAAEQKLYDTARDLLAGSIELDDTAWRTEYLYSRAATIYGGTAEVQRNIIARRLLDLGKE, from the coding sequence ATGAGCACTTCCACCGGAACGGCGGTTCCCACCGAGACCACCGACACGACCGAGTTCCGGTCGCAGTTGGTCGCCTGGCTCGACGAGAACGACCTCACACCACCCCCGGACGACTCCCTGCAGGGCCACATGCGCCAATTCGCCAGGGTGCAGCGGGCACTGTACGACGCCGGGTGGAGCCGCCAGGGCTGGCCCGAACACGCCGGTGGCCTCGGAGGTCCGGACATCCTGCGGGCGATCGTCGGCGAAGAGGTGGTGGGTCGCCGACTCGCCGAGCCCGGGCCGTACTCGATGCTCGAGGTGCTGGCACCGACGATGATCGACTACGCCTCGCCCGAACTCGCCGCGGAGATGGTGCCCAAGCTGCTCAGCGGCGAGGAGCAGTGGTGTCAGGGCTTCTCCGAGCCCGGCTCGGGAAGTGATCTGGCCTCGCTCAGCACGCGCGCCGAACAGCGCGACGGCACGTGGATCGTCAACGGGCAGAAGGTCTGGACGAGTTTCGCCCAGTACTCCCACCGGTGCATCCTGCTCACCCGCACCGGCGGCCCGGAGACGCCCGACCACGAGGCGATCACCGCGTTCTTCGTCGATCTCGACACCCCCGGCATCACGGTGCGCCCGCTGCGCACCATGCACGGCGTCGACGAGTTCTGCGAGGTCTACTTCGACGACGTGGCGGTCGACGAGAGCCGGATGCTGGGCAAGCCCGGCGACGGTTGGCGGCTGGCGATGGATCTGCTGCCCTATGAACGCTCCACCTGCTTCTGGCAGCGCATCGCCTACCTCTACTCGCGATTCGACACGCTCGTCAATGAGGTCAAGGGCATCGGCCAGGCCGTCGACTCGGACATGGGCGAGGCGTATCTGGCCCTGCACACCCTGCGCTGCCGCTCCCGCGCCACCCAGCACCGGCTGGCGGACGGCCAGCGGCTGGGCCCGGACACCTCGATCGACAAGGTGCTGCTGGCCGCCGCCGAGCAGAAGCTCTACGACACCGCCCGCGATCTGCTCGCGGGGTCGATCGAACTGGACGACACCGCCTGGCGCACCGAGTACCTGTACTCACGCGCCGCCACGATCTACGGCGGCACCGCAGAGGTGCAGCGCAACATCATCGCCCGCCGCCTCTTGGATCTCGGGAAGGAGTGA
- a CDS encoding nuclear transport factor 2 family protein, with the protein MTVPTSASRTSDLVEIQQLLAKYAVTITQGDVEGLVEVFTPDGTYSAFGSTYTLARFPELVEAAPSGLFMTGTSLVDLDENDPDKASGTQTLCFIEHSKHDMRIGYYRDTYVRTPDGWRLKTRAMTFIRRNGDHDSGRPHAIGRPEAG; encoded by the coding sequence ATGACAGTGCCAACTAGCGCGTCGCGAACCTCGGATCTGGTCGAGATCCAACAGCTGCTGGCCAAGTACGCCGTCACCATCACCCAGGGGGACGTCGAAGGCCTGGTCGAGGTCTTCACCCCCGACGGCACCTACAGCGCATTCGGCTCCACCTACACGCTCGCTCGCTTCCCCGAACTCGTCGAGGCAGCACCCAGCGGGCTGTTCATGACCGGCACGTCGCTCGTCGACCTCGACGAGAACGACCCGGACAAGGCAAGCGGCACGCAGACCCTGTGCTTCATCGAGCACTCGAAGCACGACATGCGGATCGGCTACTACCGGGACACCTACGTGCGCACCCCGGACGGCTGGCGGCTCAAGACCCGTGCGATGACGTTCATCCGACGCAACGGCGACCACGACTCCGGCCGCCCGCACGCCATCGGCAGGCCGGAAGCCGGATGA
- a CDS encoding metal-dependent hydrolase family protein, whose translation MPTALTLKAAGYVDVDAGEIVRPAVIHVEGDVIVGVGGDHPAESSTVLDLGDAILLPGLMDMEVNLLMGGRGENPGLSQVQDDPPTRTLRAVGNARRTLRAGFTTVRNLGLFVKTGGYLLDVALGKAIDAGWIEGPRVIPAGHAITPTGGHLDPTMFAAFMPGALELTVEEGIANGVDEIRKAVRYQIKHGAQLIKVCVSGGVMSLTGEAGAQHYSDEELRAIVDEAHRRGLRVAAHTHGAEAVKHAVACGIDCIEHGFLMDDEAIQALVDNDRFLVTTRRLAEAMDVSKAPKELQDKAAEMFPKAKTSIKAAYEAGVKIAVGTDAPAIPHGRNADELVTLVEWGMPPAAVLRAATVVAADLINRTDLGRIERGYLADVIAVPGDPLTDITVTQRVNFVMKGGKVYRHDSAN comes from the coding sequence GTGCCCACAGCACTCACGCTCAAGGCAGCGGGATACGTCGACGTCGACGCCGGTGAGATCGTGCGGCCGGCCGTGATCCACGTCGAGGGCGACGTCATCGTGGGCGTCGGCGGCGATCATCCAGCGGAGTCGTCGACCGTGCTCGACCTGGGCGACGCGATCCTGCTGCCCGGGCTGATGGACATGGAGGTCAACCTCCTGATGGGCGGGCGCGGCGAGAACCCGGGCCTGTCACAGGTCCAGGACGATCCGCCCACCCGCACGCTGCGCGCGGTCGGCAACGCCCGCCGCACGCTGCGGGCCGGGTTCACCACCGTGCGCAACCTCGGGCTGTTCGTGAAGACCGGTGGCTACCTGCTCGACGTCGCGCTCGGCAAGGCGATCGACGCCGGCTGGATCGAGGGCCCGCGCGTCATCCCGGCGGGCCATGCGATCACGCCGACCGGCGGGCACCTCGATCCGACGATGTTCGCCGCGTTCATGCCCGGTGCGCTCGAGCTGACGGTCGAGGAGGGCATCGCCAACGGCGTCGACGAGATACGCAAGGCGGTGCGATACCAGATCAAGCACGGCGCCCAGCTGATCAAGGTGTGCGTGTCCGGCGGCGTCATGTCGCTGACCGGTGAGGCCGGCGCGCAACACTATTCGGACGAGGAACTACGCGCGATCGTCGACGAGGCACATCGCCGCGGGTTGCGGGTGGCTGCCCACACCCACGGCGCCGAAGCCGTCAAGCACGCCGTTGCGTGCGGCATCGACTGCATCGAACACGGCTTCCTCATGGACGACGAGGCGATCCAGGCCCTGGTCGACAACGACCGGTTCCTGGTGACCACCCGTCGCCTCGCGGAGGCCATGGACGTGTCCAAGGCGCCGAAGGAGTTGCAGGACAAGGCCGCCGAGATGTTCCCGAAGGCCAAGACGTCGATCAAGGCGGCCTACGAGGCAGGGGTCAAGATCGCCGTCGGCACTGATGCGCCCGCCATCCCCCACGGGCGCAACGCCGACGAACTCGTCACCCTCGTCGAGTGGGGCATGCCGCCCGCAGCGGTGCTGCGGGCAGCCACCGTCGTCGCCGCGGATCTGATCAACCGCACCGACCTTGGCCGGATCGAACGGGGTTACCTCGCCGACGTCATCGCGGTGCCCGGTGATCCCCTGACCGACATCACCGTTACACAGCGGGTCAACTTCGTAATGAAGGGCGGTAAGGTCTACCGACATGACAGTGCCAACTAG